The following are from one region of the Geoalkalibacter subterraneus genome:
- a CDS encoding ferritin-like domain-containing protein: protein MSDDSQVCYTYEAALEKAVEMEDGGFRNYLDAMRKVKDRQAQKILKDAALDELDHKHALEKAMLEGTIEGRHAMDQPVKTMNLDYVLHQEELPPNADARQALAYAIHLEKNAIDFYKKMQSGCEGAPMASIFEKLLNDETRHLQQLEDLYEKIFMTEN from the coding sequence ATGAGCGACGATTCCCAAGTTTGTTATACCTATGAAGCTGCCCTTGAAAAAGCCGTGGAGATGGAAGACGGCGGCTTTCGCAATTATCTCGATGCCATGCGCAAGGTCAAGGACCGGCAGGCCCAGAAAATCCTGAAAGACGCTGCGCTGGACGAGCTTGATCACAAGCATGCCCTGGAGAAAGCCATGCTCGAAGGCACCATCGAAGGGCGCCATGCCATGGATCAGCCGGTTAAAACCATGAATCTCGATTATGTGCTGCACCAGGAAGAGCTGCCCCCCAATGCCGATGCGCGGCAGGCCTTGGCCTACGCCATTCACCTGGAGAAAAACGCCATCGATTTCTATAAAAAGATGCAGTCCGGCTGCGAAGGCGCGCCCATGGCGTCGATTTTCGAAAAGCTGCTCAACGACGAAACCCGCCATCTTCAGCAGCTTGAAGATTTGTATGAAAAAATCTTTATGACTGAAAACTAG
- a CDS encoding DUF3187 family protein translates to MSFALPSISDAQSTFASPFFTRNMSPIIQIFGLPAAQGGDLTPAGHTDSTLALETANNFTWDQKGEESVWFDGETSRATLFLSHGIAPRWEIGLEVPIVSHNTGIFDGFIENWHDAFGLPQNGRKDTPRGQIDYSYDRGGSTSELSMSDTGTGIGDLTLHLGYQLIQSSPGNRRALALRGGIKLPTGDSDRLRGSGATDLHLGLALTDAQSLSRYNLTLFASGGVLWLTEGDILADQQRDMVGFGSLGFDWAPWRLVSFKLQLDGHSSFYKDSALDQIDSASAQLAIGGTLHLGDTDSVDLCVTEDVVVDTASDVVFHIAWKHRF, encoded by the coding sequence TTGAGTTTTGCACTGCCTTCGATTTCCGATGCTCAGTCCACCTTCGCCTCTCCATTTTTCACCCGCAACATGTCGCCGATTATCCAGATTTTCGGGCTGCCCGCCGCACAAGGCGGCGACCTGACCCCGGCGGGGCACACCGACTCAACTCTGGCCCTGGAAACCGCCAACAATTTCACCTGGGATCAAAAAGGGGAAGAATCGGTCTGGTTCGACGGTGAAACCAGCCGCGCGACTCTTTTTCTGAGTCACGGCATCGCACCGCGTTGGGAGATCGGTCTTGAGGTTCCCATTGTTTCACACAATACGGGGATTTTCGATGGCTTTATCGAAAACTGGCACGACGCGTTCGGCCTGCCCCAGAACGGTCGCAAAGATACGCCGCGCGGGCAGATCGACTACAGCTATGATCGAGGAGGCTCAACCTCCGAACTGAGCATGAGCGATACCGGCACCGGCATCGGTGACCTGACCCTGCACCTCGGCTACCAGCTGATCCAGAGCAGCCCGGGCAACCGTCGCGCTCTGGCTCTCAGGGGCGGAATCAAGCTGCCGACCGGCGATTCGGACCGCCTGCGCGGCAGCGGCGCAACGGATCTGCACCTGGGCCTGGCCCTGACGGATGCGCAGAGCCTGTCCCGCTACAATCTGACCCTGTTCGCTTCGGGGGGAGTTCTGTGGCTGACCGAGGGTGACATCCTCGCGGACCAGCAGCGTGATATGGTGGGATTCGGCAGCCTGGGATTCGACTGGGCACCCTGGCGCCTCGTCTCCTTCAAGCTGCAGCTCGACGGTCACAGCTCATTCTATAAGGACAGCGCCCTTGACCAGATCGATTCGGCTTCCGCCCAGCTGGCCATCGGCGGGACATTGCACTTGGGCGATACCGACAGCGTTGACCTGTGCGTCACCGAAGATGTCGTGGTGGACACCGCCTCCGATGTTGTCTTTCATATCGCCTGGAAGCATCGCTTCTGA
- a CDS encoding secondary thiamine-phosphate synthase enzyme YjbQ: protein MKSYRKELWFEIPSRRGFVNITGEVEDCLRESGITEGLCLVNAMHITASVFINDDEHGLHQDFERWLEQLAPHEPLNLYKHNNTGEDNGDGHLKRTIMGREVVVAITDGKLDFGPWEQIFYGEFDGRRRKRVLVKLIGE, encoded by the coding sequence ATGAAGTCCTACCGTAAGGAGTTGTGGTTTGAAATCCCGTCCCGCCGCGGCTTTGTCAACATCACCGGCGAGGTAGAAGACTGTCTGCGCGAGAGCGGCATCACCGAAGGGCTGTGTCTCGTCAACGCCATGCACATTACCGCTTCGGTTTTCATAAACGATGACGAGCATGGGCTGCACCAGGATTTTGAACGATGGCTCGAGCAGCTTGCCCCGCATGAACCCCTGAATCTCTATAAACATAACAACACCGGGGAGGATAATGGCGACGGGCATCTCAAGCGCACGATCATGGGGCGTGAAGTGGTGGTTGCCATCACTGATGGTAAACTTGACTTCGGCCCGTGGGAGCAGATCTTTTACGGGGAGTTTGACGGACGGCGCCGCAAGCGGGTGCTGGTCAAGCTCATCGGCGAGTAA